A genome region from Cucumis sativus cultivar 9930 chromosome 4, Cucumber_9930_V3, whole genome shotgun sequence includes the following:
- the LOC101205531 gene encoding uncharacterized protein LOC101205531, with protein MATAFVRGAHTMNSMFFKPIGRKGFHRKSSSPDMMRERVETESKELKSNQSHVGGEVTPWVLDGRTGIYYPKGHEKVLNSIPDGGGAAVNTQVNWFNDENI; from the exons ATGGCCACAGCATTTGTAAGAGGGGCTCACACAATGAACTCCATGTTCTTCAA ACCGATTGGGCGAAAGGGCTTCCACAGGAAAAGCTCTTCACCAGATATGATGAGGGAGAGAGTTGAAACAGAAAGCAAGGAACTGAAGAGCAACCAGAGCCATGTGGGGGGTGAAGTGACTCCTTGGGTGCTCGATGGGCGAACTGGAATTTATTACCCTAAAGGCCACGAGAAGGTCCTTAACAGCATTCCCGATGGCGGTGGGGCTGCAGTTAACACCCAGGTCAACTGGTTTAACGATGAAAACATCTAA
- the LOC101211036 gene encoding pentatricopeptide repeat-containing protein At4g19440, chloroplastic translates to MHLTRFKISKTTPVLFPFSRRLVCVSSTQPHKEHHQDPPWQSQDQLHLWVSSVLSHSSLDSSKCSALLPHLSPSQFDQLFFSIGLKANPMTCLNFFYFASNSFKFRFTIHSYCTLILLLIRSKFIPPARLLLIRLIDGNLPVLNLDSEKFHIEIANALFGLTSVVGRFEWTQAFDLLIHVYSTQFRNLGFSCAVDVFYLLARKGTFPSLKTCNFLLSSLVKANEFEKCCEVFRVMSEGACPDVFSFTNVINALCKGGKMENAIELFMKMEKLGISPNVVTYNCIINGLCQNGRLDNAFELKEKMTVKGVQPNLKTYGALINGLIKLNFFDKVNHVLDEMIGSGFNPNVVVFNNLIDGYCKMGNIEGALKIKDVMISKNITPTSVTLYSLMQGFCKSDQIEHAENALEEILSSGLSIHPDNCYSVVHWLCKKFRYHSAFRFTKMMLSRNFRPSDLLLTMLVCGLCKDGKHLEATELWFRLLEKGSPASKVTSNALIHGLCGAGKLPEASRIVKEMLERGLPMDRITYNALILGFCNEGKVEGCFRLREEMTKRGIQPDIYTYNFLLRGLCNVGKLDDAIKLWDEFKASGLISNIHTYGIMMEGYCKANRIEDVENLFNELLSKKMELNSIVYNIIIKAHCQNGNVAAALQLLENMKSKGILPNCATYSSLIHGVCNIGLVEDAKHLIDEMRKEGFVPNVVCYTALIGGYCKLGQMDTAESTWLEMISFNIHPNKFTYTVMIDGYCKLGNMEKANNLLIKMKESGIVPDVVTYNVLTNGFCKANDMDNAFKVCDQMATEGLPVDEITYTTLVHGWNPPTITGQD, encoded by the coding sequence ATGCATTTGACAAGATTTAAAATCAGTAAGACAACTCCTGTATTGTTTCCCTTCTCTCGTCGGCTGGTCTGTGTGTCTTCCACCCAACCGCATAAAGAACACCATCAGGATCCGCCCTGGCAGTCCCAGGATCAGTTGCATCTTTGGGTATCTTCTGTTCTTTCTCATTCATCTCTCGACTCTTCTAAATGTAGTGCTCTCTTACCCCATTTGTCTCCTTCTCAATTTGATCAGCTCTTCTTCTCCATTGGATTGAAAGCCAACCCCATGACttgtcttaattttttttactttgcgtctaattctttcaaatttcGATTTACCATCCATTCTTATTGTACATTGATTCTTTTGCTTATTCGTTCTAAGTTTATACCCCCCGCAAGACTGCTTCTGATTCGTTTGATAGACGGGAATCTCCCGGTGTTGAATTTGGATTCAGAAAAGTTTCACATTGAGATAGCTAATGCATTGTTTGGTTTAACTTCAGTTGTTGGGCGGTTTGAATGGACACAGGCATTTGATTTATTGATACATGTATACAGCACACAATTCAGAAATCTTGGCTTTAGTTGCGCTGTGGATGTGTTTTATTTGCTTGCTCGTAAGGGTACCTTTCCATCGTTAAAgacttgtaattttttattgagcTCGTTGGTAAAGGCTAATGAATTTGAGAAGTGTTGTGAAGTATTTCGAGTGATGTCCGAAGGAGCTTGTCCAGATGTTTTCTCATTTACGAACGTGATAAATGCTTTGTGCAAGGGAGGGAAGATGGAAAATGCCATTGAGTTATTCATGAAAATGGAGAAGTTGGGGATTTCTCCCAATGTTGTTACTTATAATTGTATTATTAATGGTTTATGCCAGAATGGGAGATTAGACAATGCCTTTGAGCTCAAAGAGAAGATGACAGTGAAAGGGGTACAGCCAAATCTTAAAACTTATGGTGCGCTTATTAATGGTTTGataaaactaaacttttttgACAAAGTGAATCATGTTTTAGATGAAATGATTGGTTCGGGTTTTAATCCAAATGTAGTTgtcttcaataatttaattgatggATACTGCAAAATGGGAAATATCGAAGGAGCACTTAAGATCAAAGATGTGATGATATCCAAAAATATAACTCCTACTTCAGTTACTTTATATAGTCTCATGCAAGGATTTTGCAAAAGTGATCAAATTGAGCATGCAGAGAATGCCCTTGAGGAGATATTATCAAGTGGGCTATCTATACACCCGGATAATTGTTATTCGGTTGTCCACTGGCTATGTAAAAAGTTCAGGTACCATTCTGCATTCCGATTTACTAAGATGATGTTATCTAGGAACTTCAGGCCTAGTGATCTACTCTTAACCATGTTGGTATGTGGATTGTGCAAGGATGGTAAACATTTAGAAGCAACTGAACTTTGGTTTAGGTTATTGGAGAAAGGGTCTCCAGCAAGTAAGGTGACCTCCAATGCTCTAATACATGGACTTTGTGGGGCTGGTAAATTGCCAGAGGCTTCTAGAATTGTCAAAGAGATGTTAGAGAGGGGTCTTCCAATGGATCGGATCACATACAATGCACTCATCTTAGGTTTTTGCAATGAGGGAAAAGTTGAGGGATGCTTTAGACTTAGAGAAGAGATGACCAAACGAGGAATTCAGCCAGATATCTATACTTACAATTTTCTATTGCGTGGACTGTGCAATGTAGGAAAATTGGATGATGCTATTAAACTTTGGGATGAATTCAAAGCTAGTGGGCTGATTTCTAACATTCACACTTACGGGATAATGATGGAAGGTTATTGTAAAGCTAACAGAATCGAAgatgttgaaaatttatttaatgaattgCTCTCTAAGAAAATGGAGCTGAATTCCATTGTCtacaatataattatcaaaGCACATTGCCAGAATGGAAATGTAGCTGCAGCTTTGCAACTtcttgaaaatatgaaaagcaAGGGAATTTTACCAAATTGTGCCACGTATTCTTCTCTAATACACGGCGTGTGCAACATTGGTCTTGTTGAAGATGCAAAGCATCTTATTGATGAAATGAGAAAGGAAGGATTTGTGCCGAATGTTGTTTGCTATACTGCATTAATTGGCGGTTATTGTAAGCTGGGGCAAATGGATACTGCTGAATCTACTTGGCTTGAGATGATCTCTTTTAACATACATCCTAACAAATTTACCTACACTGTCATGATCGACGGCTACTGTAAATTAGGGAATATGGAAAAAGCAAATAACCTtctgataaaaatgaaagaaagtggAATCGTCCCAGATGTTGTTACTTACAATGTCTTGACTAATGGATTTTGTAAGGCAAATGACATGGACAATGCTTTTAAAGTATGTGATCAAATGGCCACCGAAGGATTACCTGTAGATGAAATTACTTACACTACACTCGTACATGGTTGGAATCCACCTACAATCACTGGCCAAGACTGA